From the genome of Verrucomicrobiia bacterium, one region includes:
- a CDS encoding PEGA domain-containing protein, with product MALSHPKIVALFFSGLLCGVASGCGGLQKFQMAIDSDPQGARIEINNEYIGKTPTSYTIAGNGDRSFNGSWVQGSMIELVATPSAQETNLFVQRKLFRPSAFFQQGDHIPEKVFFDMHLKTDQINLSQPAQITH from the coding sequence ATGGCGCTTTCCCACCCAAAAATTGTTGCTTTATTCTTTTCAGGCCTACTCTGTGGAGTTGCTTCCGGATGCGGCGGGCTTCAAAAATTCCAAATGGCAATAGATTCTGATCCGCAAGGAGCCAGAATCGAAATCAATAACGAATATATCGGTAAGACCCCAACATCTTATACCATCGCTGGAAATGGCGACCGTTCCTTTAATGGAAGCTGGGTGCAAGGCTCGATGATCGAATTAGTTGCCACGCCTTCAGCACAAGAAACCAACCTCTTCGTACAAAGAAAACTTTTTAGGCCAAGCGCCTTTTTTCAACAAGGCGACCATATTCCCGAAAAGGTATTTTTTGATATGCATTTGAAGACCGATCAAATCAACCTTAGCCAACCCGCACAGATCACTCATTGA
- a CDS encoding immunoglobulin domain-containing protein: MMTLIQRLCSPPPSRGRFFSPAFFSLLFIFLCHIATAQTTDTHKIQTSNPALARQLESRGARLIADYGSYKLYESSQLTAADLTNAALELRDSYNEISLHAARLDTRRAEVRALRQAGGNFSGRHLHLVQFAGPVQNDWRQELLDAGAQIVTYIPENTYLVYADAFALAQIQTFAAVKPHYQWEGAYLANYKIHPLARTTDSSGNPRVIGTDLFDVQLVADPNANPATLQLLDRLKLAPIKRRLEVMQYLNLVVPLNPKDLSLLAAQPDVVSILPFFPRKELDERQDQIVAGNLTGGIPNGPGYLAWLESLGFNQSQFTNFVVDVTDSGLDNGSTAPNHFGLYAGGDPANPSRVAYARVEGSLNPGGTLEGCDGHGTINAHIIAGYDDFPNFPFADSSGFHYGLGVCPFVSVGSSVIFDPNYTFPNFTNLQADAYQNGARVSNNSFGAGASQGIYDSEAQVYDLLVRNSHSPGSTEPGNHGMVIVFAAGNDGPNPQTIDSPGSAKNVISVGASENVQLFGGSDGSDISDGQADNANDLVYFTSHGPCADGRFKPDLVAPGTHISGGVFQALDDSVDFPNGLADSCFSGNGISGGPSGPFWPFNQQFYTASSGTSHSTPAVAGGAALVLQYFYNQFTNLPSPAMTKAFLMNSARYLTGLYAGDTLPSASQGMGEMNLGLAFDGTPRILRDQLPADLLTASGQSRTYLGTIPNSTNGFRVTLAWTDAPGNIVGNAYNNNLDLTVTIGGATYKGNVFNGAYSALGGSADVKNNVESVFLPPGVTGNFSVTVTGTSINSVGVPNPSNSLSQDFALVIYNANLLPVPNLIGAGYQVAAENCFPTNGAIDPGELVTVNFFLENIGTGSTSNLVATLLPNSGILLPGGAQSYGVIPADGSIISMPFTFTAGGTCGGSLTATLQIQDATGSLSNINFTLPLGQLVSFTNFSESFDAFPAPSLPGGWVTSSSGAQSRWITSTTNKDSLPNAAFAGDASGIGEADLISPPIAIVSTNAQLTFRNAYNLQSSGSATGDDGGVLEIQIGSGAFTDIITAGGSFVTGGYVRTISSSRSSGIANRRAWSGNSGGFTTTTVTLPAAVASQTIHLKWRCVTDVNTSASGGNIGWFIDTISLLDNMYVCCNDTADVAISQQASPVPVAVGSDLNFNLTVTNSGPITATNVIVSDTIPSGTFVIASPGSITNGASISWNLGDLPAGAATILTLTVAPENPGLIINTAAVSSSTFDTNSLNNTSTATSIAQDPVVLTGFATNQTVNAGADVQFEFTATGAPVISYQWYFANDPLLGQTNATLNLFDVQFTDSGAYTLVVSNLVSATNATVNLTVFAPPGISTPPANQIVNVGDNATFQVTASGATPLSYQWYFGTNLLVGETNFSLTIFDAQPAQAGNYFVVISNSITSITSAPVSLTLLVAPAIIAQTTNQIVVAGSDATFQVSASGSGSLNFQWYFGTNLLVGETNFSLTVFAAQPAQAGNYSVIVSNSVGVAISAPINLTVLVAPSIIAQTTNQTVIAGSNVTFQVNALGSDPLNFQWYFGTNLLVGETNFSLTIFSAQPSQAGNYSVIVSNSVGVAQSAPINLTVLVVPTIIAQTTNQTVIAGSNVTFQVTALGSSLSFQWYFGTNALFAQTNATLNLFTVDPSQAGNYFVIVSNPVNAATSAPINLTVLVSASITTQPTNQIIPLGSNAIFQVTAAGTSLSYQWYFAGTNIFGATDPTLSITNAQTNQCGSYYVVITNTVNVITSSVARLIVVTPPAILTSPTNLTVFVGSNAAFQATAGGILLSYQWSFSGTNISDATTNTLTLTNIQPAQSGPYTLTVTNLAGAATATAQLIATLPPLNITATNGAINISLPSQPGLTYTLLYKDNLTDPAWTPLSSIPGTGDPITLQDPSPSTTARFYRVTTN, encoded by the coding sequence ATGATGACGTTGATCCAACGCCTCTGTTCGCCGCCTCCCTCGCGCGGCCGATTTTTCTCCCCTGCGTTTTTCAGCCTCCTGTTTATTTTCCTCTGCCACATCGCCACCGCCCAAACCACCGACACCCACAAAATCCAAACCTCCAATCCCGCCCTCGCTCGCCAACTCGAATCCCGCGGCGCCCGCCTCATCGCCGATTACGGCAGCTATAAACTTTACGAATCCTCCCAACTCACCGCCGCCGACCTCACGAACGCCGCGCTCGAACTCCGCGATTCCTATAACGAAATTTCCCTCCACGCCGCCCGTCTCGATACCCGCCGCGCCGAAGTCCGCGCGCTGCGCCAGGCCGGCGGAAATTTTTCCGGCCGCCACCTCCACCTCGTTCAATTCGCCGGTCCCGTCCAAAATGATTGGCGACAGGAACTCCTCGATGCCGGCGCGCAAATCGTCACCTACATCCCCGAGAATACCTACCTCGTTTACGCCGATGCCTTCGCACTCGCGCAAATCCAAACCTTCGCCGCCGTCAAACCGCATTACCAATGGGAAGGCGCCTATCTCGCCAACTACAAAATCCATCCCCTCGCCCGCACCACCGATTCCTCCGGCAACCCGCGCGTCATCGGCACCGACCTTTTCGACGTCCAACTCGTCGCCGACCCCAACGCCAACCCCGCCACCCTGCAACTCCTTGACCGCCTCAAGCTCGCCCCCATCAAGCGCCGCCTGGAAGTCATGCAATACCTAAACCTCGTCGTCCCGCTGAACCCCAAAGACCTTTCCCTGCTCGCCGCGCAACCCGACGTCGTTAGCATCCTGCCCTTTTTTCCGCGCAAAGAACTCGACGAACGCCAGGACCAAATCGTCGCCGGAAATCTCACCGGCGGCATTCCCAACGGCCCCGGCTACCTCGCGTGGCTCGAAAGTCTTGGTTTCAATCAATCGCAATTTACCAACTTCGTAGTGGACGTCACCGACAGCGGCCTCGACAACGGCTCGACCGCGCCCAATCACTTCGGCCTCTACGCCGGCGGCGATCCCGCCAATCCCAGCCGCGTCGCCTACGCGCGCGTCGAAGGCTCGCTCAATCCCGGCGGCACGCTCGAAGGTTGCGATGGCCACGGCACCATCAACGCCCACATCATTGCCGGCTACGATGACTTCCCCAATTTCCCCTTCGCCGACAGCAGCGGATTTCATTACGGCCTCGGCGTGTGCCCCTTCGTCAGCGTCGGCTCCTCCGTGATCTTCGATCCAAATTACACCTTCCCAAATTTCACCAACCTCCAGGCCGATGCCTATCAAAACGGCGCGCGCGTCAGCAACAACAGTTTCGGCGCCGGCGCTTCCCAAGGCATCTACGACAGCGAAGCCCAAGTCTATGACCTCCTCGTGCGCAATTCCCACTCCCCCGGTTCCACCGAGCCGGGCAACCACGGCATGGTCATCGTCTTCGCCGCCGGCAACGACGGCCCCAACCCTCAAACCATTGACAGTCCCGGCTCCGCCAAAAATGTCATCTCCGTCGGCGCATCCGAAAATGTCCAACTCTTCGGCGGCTCAGACGGCAGCGACATCAGCGACGGCCAAGCCGACAACGCCAACGACCTCGTTTATTTTACCAGCCACGGCCCCTGCGCCGATGGCCGCTTCAAGCCCGACCTCGTCGCCCCCGGCACGCACATCAGCGGCGGCGTTTTTCAAGCGCTGGACGATTCCGTGGATTTTCCTAACGGCCTCGCCGATTCCTGTTTCAGCGGCAACGGCATTTCCGGCGGCCCATCCGGACCCTTCTGGCCGTTCAATCAGCAATTCTACACCGCCTCCTCCGGCACCAGTCATTCCACCCCGGCCGTCGCCGGCGGCGCCGCGCTCGTCCTCCAATATTTTTACAATCAGTTCACCAACTTGCCCAGCCCCGCGATGACCAAGGCGTTCCTCATGAACTCCGCCCGCTACCTCACCGGCCTCTATGCCGGCGATACTCTCCCCTCCGCCTCGCAAGGCATGGGCGAAATGAATCTCGGCCTGGCCTTCGACGGAACCCCGCGCATCCTTCGCGATCAACTGCCCGCCGACCTCCTCACCGCCAGCGGCCAATCCCGCACTTATCTCGGCACGATTCCCAATTCCACCAACGGCTTCCGCGTCACGCTCGCGTGGACCGATGCCCCCGGCAATATCGTCGGCAACGCCTACAATAATAATCTCGACCTCACCGTCACCATCGGCGGCGCGACTTATAAAGGCAACGTCTTCAACGGCGCCTACTCCGCGCTCGGCGGCTCGGCCGATGTGAAAAACAATGTCGAAAGCGTTTTCCTTCCGCCCGGCGTCACCGGAAATTTTTCCGTCACCGTCACCGGCACGAGCATCAATTCCGTCGGCGTGCCCAATCCCAGCAATTCCCTCAGCCAGGATTTCGCCCTCGTCATTTACAACGCCAACCTCCTGCCCGTGCCCAACCTCATCGGCGCGGGCTATCAAGTCGCCGCCGAAAATTGCTTCCCCACCAACGGCGCCATTGATCCCGGCGAACTCGTCACCGTGAATTTCTTTCTCGAAAATATCGGCACCGGCAGCACCTCGAATCTCGTCGCCACGCTCCTGCCGAACAGCGGCATCCTCCTGCCCGGTGGCGCGCAATCCTACGGCGTTATTCCCGCCGATGGCTCGATCATTAGCATGCCGTTCACCTTCACCGCCGGCGGCACTTGCGGCGGCAGCCTCACCGCCACGCTGCAAATCCAGGATGCCACCGGCTCGCTCAGCAATATTAATTTCACCCTGCCGCTCGGCCAGCTTGTCTCCTTCACCAATTTTTCCGAGAGCTTCGATGCCTTCCCCGCGCCATCGCTTCCCGGCGGCTGGGTCACGAGCAGTTCCGGCGCGCAATCCCGCTGGATCACGTCCACTACCAACAAAGATTCCCTGCCCAACGCCGCCTTCGCGGGCGATGCCTCGGGCATCGGCGAAGCCGATTTGATTTCACCGCCCATCGCCATCGTTTCGACCAACGCCCAACTCACTTTCCGCAATGCGTACAATTTGCAGAGCAGCGGCAGCGCTACCGGCGATGACGGCGGCGTGCTCGAAATTCAAATCGGCTCGGGCGCCTTCACGGACATCATCACCGCGGGCGGCAGCTTCGTCACCGGCGGCTACGTCCGCACCATCAGCAGTTCGCGCAGCAGTGGCATCGCCAACCGCCGGGCGTGGAGCGGCAATTCCGGCGGCTTCACCACCACCACCGTCACACTGCCCGCCGCTGTCGCCAGCCAAACCATTCATCTCAAATGGCGTTGCGTGACCGACGTCAATACTTCCGCCAGCGGCGGCAACATCGGCTGGTTCATTGATACGATTTCCCTGCTCGACAATATGTATGTCTGTTGCAACGACACCGCCGATGTGGCCATCAGCCAGCAAGCCTCGCCCGTCCCGGTCGCCGTCGGTTCCGATTTGAATTTTAATCTCACCGTCACCAATTCCGGCCCCATCACCGCCACCAACGTCATCGTGTCTGACACCATTCCCTCCGGCACATTCGTCATCGCAAGTCCCGGCTCAATCACCAATGGCGCGAGCATCTCCTGGAACCTTGGCGATCTTCCCGCGGGCGCGGCCACTATTCTCACGCTCACCGTCGCGCCCGAAAACCCCGGTCTCATCATCAACACCGCTGCCGTTTCGTCATCCACGTTCGATACGAACTCGCTGAACAATACCTCCACCGCCACCAGCATAGCGCAGGATCCCGTCGTCCTCACGGGTTTCGCCACCAACCAAACCGTCAACGCCGGAGCAGATGTTCAATTCGAATTCACCGCCACCGGTGCGCCCGTGATTTCTTACCAATGGTATTTCGCGAATGACCCGCTCCTTGGACAAACCAACGCCACGCTCAATCTCTTCGACGTTCAATTCACCGACTCCGGCGCTTACACCCTCGTCGTGTCGAACCTTGTCAGCGCCACCAACGCCACCGTCAACCTCACCGTCTTCGCGCCGCCCGGCATCAGCACGCCCCCGGCAAATCAAATCGTCAACGTCGGCGACAACGCCACTTTCCAGGTCACCGCCAGCGGCGCCACGCCCTTGTCTTATCAATGGTACTTCGGCACCAATCTTTTGGTCGGTGAAACAAATTTCTCGCTCACTATTTTCGACGCCCAACCCGCTCAGGCCGGAAATTATTTCGTCGTCATCTCCAACTCCATCACCAGCATCACCAGCGCGCCCGTCAGCCTCACCCTCCTCGTCGCGCCCGCCATCATCGCGCAAACCACCAACCAAATTGTCGTCGCCGGTTCCGACGCCACCTTCCAGGTGAGCGCCAGCGGTTCAGGCTCACTCAACTTCCAGTGGTATTTCGGCACCAATCTCCTCGTCGGCGAAACAAATTTCTCGCTCACCGTCTTTGCCGCCCAACCCGCTCAAGCCGGAAATTATTCCGTCATCGTTTCCAATTCAGTTGGCGTTGCGATAAGCGCGCCCATAAATCTCACCGTCCTCGTTGCGCCCTCCATCATCGCGCAAACCACCAACCAAACCGTCATCGCCGGTTCCAACGTCACCTTTCAGGTGAACGCTCTCGGCTCCGACCCGCTCAATTTCCAATGGTACTTCGGCACAAATCTTTTGGTCGGCGAAACAAATTTCTCACTCACAATTTTCTCTGCCCAACCCAGTCAGGCGGGAAATTATTCCGTCATCGTTTCCAATTCAGTTGGCGTTGCGCAAAGCGCGCCCATAAATCTCACCGTCCTCGTCGTGCCCACCATCATCGCGCAAACCACCAACCAAACCGTCATCGCCGGTTCCAACGTCACTTTCCAAGTGACTGCTCTCGGCTCGAGCCTCAGCTTCCAATGGTATTTCGGCACGAACGCCTTGTTCGCGCAAACGAACGCCACCCTGAATCTCTTCACCGTTGATCCATCGCAAGCCGGAAATTATTTCGTCATCGTCTCCAACCCCGTGAACGCCGCCACCAGCGCGCCCATCAATCTCACTGTCCTCGTTTCTGCCAGCATCACTACCCAACCTACGAACCAAATCATTCCCCTCGGCTCCAACGCCATATTCCAAGTCACCGCCGCCGGCACGTCGCTGAGTTATCAATGGTATTTCGCTGGCACAAATATTTTCGGCGCGACCGATCCCACCCTGTCCATCACCAACGCGCAAACCAATCAATGCGGCAGTTACTACGTCGTCATCACCAACACCGTTAATGTGATCACCAGTTCGGTCGCCCGCCTCATTGTCGTCACGCCGCCCGCCATTCTCACCTCGCCCACGAACCTCACCGTCTTCGTCGGCAGCAACGCCGCTTTCCAAGCCACCGCCGGCGGCATCCTCCTCAGTTACCAATGGTCCTTCAGCGGCACGAATATTAGCGACGCCACCACCAACACTCTGACCCTCACCAATATTCAACCCGCCCAATCTGGGCCGTACACTTTAACCGTAACCAACCTCGCCGGAGCCGCCACCGCCACCGCCCAACTCATCGCCACCCTCCCGCCGCTTAACATCACCGCCACCAACGGCGCCATAAACATTTCCCTCCCCAGCCAGCCCGGCCTCACCTACACCCTCCTCTACAAAGACAACCTCACCGACCCCGCCTGGACCCCGCTCTCCTCCATCCCCGGCACCGGCGACCCCATCACCCTTCAAGACCCCTCGCCCTCCACCACCGCCCGCTTCTACCGCGTCACCACCAATTAA
- the miaA gene encoding tRNA (adenosine(37)-N6)-dimethylallyltransferase MiaA encodes MSTRPLWLAGATATGKSAVAILLAEHLHGEIISVDSMQVYRGLDIGTAKPNAADQRRVRHHLIDVAELTQPFDAAQFVRSANEAVKEIQARGRRPIFCGGTGLYFKAFLDGLGEAPPADAALRAKLEATPLVELLDELSQKDPATFEKIDRQNPRRVIRAVEVIRLTGKPFSAQRSEWPKQNKTGEAPPMIWGLARQPADLHARINERVDGMFEHGLVAEVKKLLEQGLEQNRAAMQAIGYRQVVEHLRGEHSLAQTIELVKIRTRQFAKRQLTWFRRQLPMNWIECEARETAEAVASRMIALKDFPHGQ; translated from the coding sequence ATGAGCACACGTCCGCTTTGGCTGGCCGGCGCGACGGCCACGGGTAAATCTGCGGTCGCTATTCTCCTCGCCGAACATCTCCACGGCGAAATCATTTCAGTGGATTCCATGCAGGTGTATCGCGGGCTGGACATCGGGACCGCCAAGCCGAATGCCGCCGACCAACGCCGCGTGCGGCATCATTTGATTGATGTCGCAGAACTCACTCAGCCGTTTGATGCCGCGCAATTTGTTCGATCAGCCAACGAAGCCGTGAAAGAAATTCAGGCGCGCGGGCGTCGTCCGATTTTTTGCGGCGGCACGGGACTTTATTTCAAAGCCTTCCTCGATGGCCTCGGCGAAGCGCCGCCCGCGGATGCCGCGCTGCGCGCAAAACTGGAAGCCACGCCACTGGTTGAGTTGCTCGATGAGTTATCGCAGAAAGACCCGGCGACGTTTGAAAAAATTGACCGGCAAAATCCGCGCCGCGTGATTCGCGCCGTGGAGGTCATCCGGCTCACCGGCAAACCGTTTTCCGCGCAACGCTCCGAATGGCCAAAGCAAAATAAAACTGGCGAAGCGCCGCCGATGATCTGGGGTTTGGCGCGCCAGCCGGCGGACTTGCACGCGCGCATCAACGAACGAGTGGATGGGATGTTCGAGCACGGACTCGTCGCCGAAGTGAAAAAATTATTGGAGCAAGGCCTGGAACAAAACCGCGCCGCGATGCAGGCGATTGGTTATCGTCAAGTGGTAGAGCATTTGCGCGGCGAACATTCCCTGGCGCAAACCATCGAACTGGTGAAAATCCGCACGCGACAGTTTGCCAAGCGCCAGTTGACGTGGTTTCGGCGGCAGTTGCCGATGAATTGGATTGAGTGCGAAGCGCGGGAAACGGCGGAGGCAGTCGCGAGTAGAATGATTGCACTGAAAGATTTTCCGCACGGCCAGTAG